Proteins from a single region of Aureibacter tunicatorum:
- a CDS encoding DUF4249 family protein — MKTINIFLSVLISIFIFGCEEVITLDNEQSKPKMVVEGLVINKKKRHYVQLSLSQGFYDTDNKSYINDANVKVIEILDNEETVYQYTYFPEENAYFSNRSYMGKFGATYKLMIEHEGNTYFSENKLNQINEIEKLTWKFDQRRYDQRNLLPEDQKGYYYQILLTTTEPEETKDYYQFRFYRNDTIINNNGNNVYVIDDQIISGKLTDFPSPVYYKLDDLARLQISSLTPESYKYYNDLSKVLNNDGGLFSSVPANPASNISGGALGLFQASGVVEEEIIIGDEKYESK; from the coding sequence ATGAAAACGATTAACATATTTCTTTCAGTATTGATAAGCATATTCATATTTGGTTGCGAAGAAGTTATCACATTAGACAATGAGCAATCCAAACCCAAGATGGTTGTCGAAGGCCTTGTTATCAACAAAAAAAAGAGACATTATGTCCAACTTAGCTTATCACAAGGATTCTATGACACAGATAATAAAAGTTATATTAACGATGCAAATGTCAAAGTCATAGAAATATTAGACAATGAAGAAACGGTCTATCAATACACATATTTTCCTGAGGAAAATGCTTATTTCTCCAACAGAAGTTATATGGGTAAATTCGGAGCAACGTATAAATTAATGATTGAGCATGAAGGAAATACATACTTTTCTGAAAACAAGCTAAATCAAATCAATGAAATAGAAAAGCTAACTTGGAAATTTGATCAAAGAAGATACGATCAACGAAATTTATTACCAGAGGATCAAAAAGGCTATTATTATCAAATTTTACTAACCACTACAGAGCCTGAAGAAACCAAAGATTATTATCAATTCAGGTTTTACAGAAACGACACAATCATTAACAATAATGGGAACAATGTCTATGTAATCGATGATCAAATCATCAGTGGAAAATTAACCGACTTTCCCTCTCCTGTCTACTATAAATTAGATGACCTTGCCAGACTTCAAATCAGCAGTCTTACTCCAGAATCCTATAAATATTATAATGATTTAAGTAAAGTGTTAAACAATGATGGCGGCTTATTTTCTTCTGTCCCGGCCAACCCTGCTTCAAATATTTCAGGTGGAGCACTCGGGCTATTTCAAGCCAGTGGAGTTGTAGAAGAGGAAATAATAATTGGCGATGAAAAATATGAAAGCAAATAA